A region from the Halomonas piscis genome encodes:
- a CDS encoding DMT family transporter: MPVSSRPTAVPLSSLLLAVAGAVGMATIGVISRITGLNAESITFYRLGLGAFFLLLYLVLTRRGRYLRYAPGVGVVISGGFLAAFILFYVQAMNYTQMANAILMVYLAPVFSAVVAHFLFRERLERAQIVCIATALFGFAMMQEFRLQLGGGRDAVGLGFGLLAMLAYSGFILSNRGLPRHLNDRTGAFWQLFFGALAILPFALLRPEGLGAAPWQWPWLVGAGLVPGFLALLFAVLAINRLPTALYGTLAYCEPLAVVLFGWSLFGESLTPLQLTGGGLVLAGGIFQARLGQRA, from the coding sequence ATGCCCGTTTCGAGCCGGCCTACCGCCGTTCCGCTTTCCAGCCTGCTGCTTGCCGTTGCCGGCGCGGTGGGCATGGCCACCATCGGCGTCATCTCGCGCATTACCGGGCTGAACGCCGAGAGCATCACCTTTTATCGGCTGGGGCTTGGCGCCTTTTTTCTGCTGCTCTATCTGGTGCTCACCCGGCGCGGGCGCTACCTGCGCTACGCGCCGGGCGTTGGCGTTGTGATCAGCGGCGGCTTTCTCGCCGCTTTTATTTTGTTTTACGTCCAGGCCATGAACTATACCCAGATGGCCAACGCCATCCTGATGGTCTATCTGGCGCCGGTGTTTTCTGCCGTTGTCGCCCACTTTCTCTTCCGCGAACGGCTGGAGCGCGCCCAGATTGTCTGTATCGCCACCGCCCTTTTCGGTTTTGCCATGATGCAGGAGTTTCGCCTGCAGCTGGGCGGCGGGCGCGACGCCGTCGGCCTGGGCTTCGGGCTGCTGGCCATGCTCGCCTACAGCGGCTTTATCCTCAGCAACCGCGGCCTGCCGCGGCACCTCAACGACCGCACCGGGGCCTTCTGGCAGCTGTTTTTCGGCGCCCTGGCGATTCTGCCGTTTGCCCTGCTAAGGCCCGAGGGGCTTGGCGCCGCCCCCTGGCAGTGGCCGTGGCTTGTGGGCGCCGGTCTGGTGCCCGGTTTTCTGGCACTGCTGTTTGCCGTACTGGCCATCAACCGCCTGCCGACCGCGCTATACGGCACGCTTGCCTACTGCGAGCCGCTGGCGGTGGTGCTGTTTGGCTGGAGCCTATTCGGCGAGTCGCTGACCCCGCTGCAGCTGACCGGCGGCGGCCTGGTGCTGGCCGGCGGCATCTTCCAGGCCCGCCTTGGCCAGCGCGCCTGA